The Priestia koreensis genomic interval TTTTAGAGAAGCAAGCGTTTCAGCCTGATCATCCTCTGTAATGATCGAAACTGCTTCAATATGCTTTTCAGGTTCATTTGACTTTTTCTTGTAGTCTGCAAATTGATAAGTAGAAAGCAGTAGCGTTTCTCCTACTGCATAGGCTACGTCCTGGGCAGAAATGTAATCCGCGCAAAATGTATCGATGGCAACCGTAATTTTTTCAAGTTTGGATGCCTTAATCGACTTAAATAAATGCCCAAGGGATTCTCGAAGTCGATCTAGTGTAAGAGCATCTTTTTTTCCTAGCCCCACGAAAAATAAACGCTTTGCTCCTACTTGTTGAAACGTATGTATTTTAGAAATCTGATTATGCTTAACGCCGATATCTCCCTCACGAATAAGCTCCATCACTTGATCTTGAAGCTTTTCATTAAGCTCCCCAATAATTCCATCTAAACGATGGTTTTGATTAAAGATTCCGACAACTAATGCCTCTGTTTCATGCTGTACCTCGTACGTGTTATGTACTGAAAACATAAAAAAAATCCCCCTATTCCTCTAAAAATAAAAATATCGTTGGTAAAGTAGGCAACCAATCGACTTCATCAAACGGAACTTTATCCACTTCGTCTGGAAAAAGCGTTAAACATTCTTGGATGTACACCAACAATTCCTCAATGTCTATTCCCCAGTTCTTAGGGCGATACGCATTCAAATAAAAAACGGCTGCTTTCATCATGATGCGAGCCCCTTTTACGTTTCCATAACTATAATGATAAAGTGCTACCGTAAACTGAAGTAATCCTTTTAAGAAAAGGTTTGATTTATCAACCATCCACATCTCTTCTAAAAGATCATGACACGTATAGTAGTCACCTTCGTTAAACTTAATAAAAAACAAATAGTACTCCTCTGGATATAGGGACATTGATTTCCCTCCTAGAAGCCAAGAATACGTTCCATTCCATCATATCAGATTTCGATCGTCTCATATAGCTTTCACGCCTCTAACATGAAAATAAGGCAAGCCGCAGCCCACCTTATTCTCACTCTTTTGTTATTCATAGTACTGTCTAAATACTTGCATCGATTTATCTTCATTCAACAAGATGAGTTCTTGCTCTGTTAATGTTCCGCTGCCTTTTTTAACAACATAAACATCTAACTCTTTCTTCCCCCACTTGTTGTACACATCATCAACCGTTTCATAATACAAATCCAAATGATCGCCTTTGATGGCACCACCCTTGTCAGCGACTACCCCGTACCCGTACCCTGGAATAAATAAAATGGTGCCAATTGGAAAGATGCGAAGATCCGCTGCAATCGTGGAAAATAAATCGCGCTTTACTTTGACTCCCGAGTAAGTTATTCCATATTCTGGGTGACCAGGATTCTTTCCTGTTGATTCGGCACCTGCCGTATAGCCCGTTGCAACGACCTTATGTACAGGATAATGAGATTTTGCGAACTTTTGCTCTAACGTTGGCTTTTGAATTTCTAGCGCTGCTAATTGAGTATGCGGATGAACTGTATCCATTCCTCTATCATGATAAAGAACAACTCCTTGTTTATAAAGAGAGCGTATTAAATCACTGATAGGTACTCCTGAAATTGCCTGATAGGTGGTGAGCAGGGCTACTACTACTAATACAAGAATACTTAACCGTCTTAACATGATGGTTATCGTTGACACTGTTCCACTCCTCTCACGAATTTATTTCTTTCCATCCGTGAGAGAAATTATGCATTTCGTAATGGTTTTGGCCTTCTTGCCTCAAAATAACAAATGCTATCAAAAAAAAGATGGTGCACATAGTGTGACACCACCTTTTTAAAACATCCGATAACCACTGGCTCGAAGCATTCTGATGACAATTCCAGCTGCGATCGCACCTAAAAATCCTGAAATAAGAATCGATATGTCAGCCACTTGAAGAGAAAGAATTTTATGCCCCAGCTGTGAAAATGATTGAGCTGGCTTTCGGAAATATTCAATAACTTTTATATTATCTACGATACAAATAAAAACGATTGGATAGATAATGGCCATAATCCATGACATGCGAAGTAGCATGTTCAGCAAAAAGCCGATTCCGAAAAATAGAACAAAAAACAATAAAATGGAAATCAATAATACCGGTATCCCCACACCTATTCCCTCCCAAACACTGTCAAATTAAGTGTACTGAAAGGTGAAAGCGCAGTCAATCACGAAAAAGGAATAATTTAGAATAGACAGAAAGCTTTACTTCTGTTCTCCTTTCCCATGGCAATTTACA includes:
- a CDS encoding 3D domain-containing protein, with amino-acid sequence MLRRLSILVLVVVALLTTYQAISGVPISDLIRSLYKQGVVLYHDRGMDTVHPHTQLAALEIQKPTLEQKFAKSHYPVHKVVATGYTAGAESTGKNPGHPEYGITYSGVKVKRDLFSTIAADLRIFPIGTILFIPGYGYGVVADKGGAIKGDHLDLYYETVDDVYNKWGKKELDVYVVKKGSGTLTEQELILLNEDKSMQVFRQYYE
- a CDS encoding DUF309 domain-containing protein, with product MSLYPEEYYLFFIKFNEGDYYTCHDLLEEMWMVDKSNLFLKGLLQFTVALYHYSYGNVKGARIMMKAAVFYLNAYRPKNWGIDIEELLVYIQECLTLFPDEVDKVPFDEVDWLPTLPTIFLFLEE
- a CDS encoding YuiB family protein, whose product is MGVGIPVLLISILLFFVLFFGIGFLLNMLLRMSWIMAIIYPIVFICIVDNIKVIEYFRKPAQSFSQLGHKILSLQVADISILISGFLGAIAAGIVIRMLRASGYRMF